In Lusitaniella coriacea LEGE 07157, one genomic interval encodes:
- a CDS encoding glycosyltransferase, whose amino-acid sequence MRFIFLIPDFDLGKTWKIQEKIAHLLRLKPLQRKVFLGMRTDVVFGGTLNIMRHCWIARNCGAEAVLATLRGVDTYGDRGIKNLPFIPWDARRKEDVCIVPDYVTSRIDEVEGRAIAYLQVPLHTHADFNYQDPCVSLWTDSPHMEAICNATYPGKAAQIVPNIIDPELFPFIPQSQREPGVLFAFPRKNPEFIDATENAYRALGGKYWRIERIDGLSISELAKEFQRPQGFLASAEVEGCALPPQESMASGIVVVGRQAKGANFCMEQGKTAAIAETPQEAAQRLIELENAEVRDRMSRNAYQAISRYFPDREPTEFWQKIIQQYKSPALTF is encoded by the coding sequence ATGCGTTTTATTTTTTTAATCCCGGATTTCGATCTCGGCAAAACTTGGAAAATCCAAGAAAAAATCGCTCATTTGTTGCGCTTGAAACCGTTACAGCGAAAAGTATTTTTGGGGATGCGCACGGATGTCGTTTTCGGGGGAACCCTGAATATTATGCGCCATTGCTGGATCGCGCGAAATTGCGGCGCGGAGGCGGTTTTGGCAACACTGCGCGGTGTGGATACCTATGGCGATCGCGGAATTAAAAATTTACCCTTCATTCCCTGGGACGCTCGACGCAAGGAGGATGTGTGCATTGTTCCCGATTACGTGACTTCACGCATTGATGAGGTGGAGGGGCGCGCGATCGCGTACCTTCAAGTTCCTCTCCATACCCATGCAGATTTCAACTACCAAGACCCTTGCGTGAGCCTCTGGACGGATTCTCCCCACATGGAGGCAATCTGTAACGCCACTTATCCGGGGAAAGCGGCGCAAATCGTTCCCAATATTATCGATCCCGAACTCTTTCCCTTCATTCCCCAATCCCAACGGGAACCGGGAGTCCTCTTTGCCTTCCCACGCAAAAATCCGGAGTTTATCGATGCAACAGAAAATGCCTACCGCGCGTTGGGGGGAAAATACTGGCGCATCGAGCGCATTGACGGACTCTCCATTAGCGAACTGGCAAAGGAATTTCAGCGCCCTCAAGGGTTTCTCGCTTCTGCTGAAGTGGAAGGGTGCGCCCTACCGCCGCAAGAGTCGATGGCATCGGGAATTGTCGTGGTGGGACGACAGGCGAAAGGGGCGAATTTTTGCATGGAACAGGGAAAAACCGCCGCGATCGCGGAAACCCCCCAAGAAGCTGCACAACGCCTGATAGAGCTGGAGAACGCCGAAGTTCGCGATCGAATGTCCCGCAATGCCTACCAAGCCATCAGCCGTTATTTCCCCGATCGCGAACCCACGGAATTTTGGCAGAAAATCATTCAACAGTACAAATCCCCCGCCTTAACTTTCTAA
- the rffA gene encoding dTDP-4-amino-4,6-dideoxygalactose transaminase, translating into MTQIPFSRPFTVGKEFQYIQQTIENMDLSGDGAITHKCHQLLEESLGVPKILLTTSCTHALEMAALLLNIKPGDEVIVPSFTFVSTVNAFVLRGAKPVFIDIRPDTLNLNEEKLESLITPRTQAIIPVHYAGVACEMDAILDIAKGDNLAVIEDNAHGLFARYKGKYLGTMGCLGTQSFHETKNFTCGEGGALLINDPQYIERAEIIREKGTNRSRFYRGQVDKYSWMDIGSSYLPSGILAAFLYAQLEAREQIQHKRQRIWEYYYRNLRDRATQWGIRLPVVPEYCEQAYHMFYILLPSYEERKALISHFKERGISSVFHYLPLHLSKMGQDFGGKEGDCPVTESVSDRLLRLPFYNSLTEADQRRVIAAMEEFYAARS; encoded by the coding sequence TTGACGCAAATTCCCTTTAGCCGACCCTTCACCGTGGGCAAAGAATTTCAATATATTCAACAGACCATTGAAAATATGGATCTGTCTGGAGACGGTGCGATAACCCACAAATGCCATCAACTCCTAGAGGAAAGTTTAGGGGTTCCGAAAATCCTGTTGACCACCTCTTGCACCCATGCTCTGGAAATGGCAGCACTCCTGTTGAATATTAAACCAGGAGATGAAGTGATTGTCCCTTCCTTCACCTTCGTCTCAACGGTTAATGCCTTTGTTCTGCGCGGCGCAAAACCCGTTTTTATTGATATTCGTCCTGATACCCTCAACCTCAACGAAGAGAAATTAGAATCCCTCATTACCCCCCGAACCCAAGCGATTATTCCCGTCCATTACGCTGGGGTTGCTTGCGAGATGGATGCAATCTTAGACATTGCCAAAGGCGATAATCTTGCCGTCATTGAAGACAATGCTCACGGACTCTTTGCTCGGTATAAAGGGAAATATTTGGGAACGATGGGGTGTTTGGGAACCCAAAGCTTCCACGAAACCAAAAACTTTACCTGTGGCGAAGGCGGCGCACTTTTGATTAACGATCCGCAGTATATCGAACGGGCAGAAATTATTCGCGAAAAAGGAACCAATCGCAGTCGATTTTATCGCGGTCAGGTTGATAAATATTCTTGGATGGATATTGGTTCGAGTTATTTGCCATCGGGGATTTTGGCGGCGTTTTTGTACGCTCAACTCGAAGCGCGAGAACAAATTCAACACAAGCGCCAGCGTATTTGGGAATATTATTACCGAAATTTGCGCGATCGCGCGACCCAATGGGGAATTCGTTTGCCCGTCGTTCCTGAATACTGCGAACAGGCTTACCATATGTTCTACATTCTCCTGCCCTCCTACGAAGAGCGCAAGGCATTAATTTCTCATTTCAAAGAACGGGGAATCTCCAGCGTCTTTCACTATCTTCCCCTCCATTTATCGAAAATGGGGCAAGACTTTGGCGGGAAGGAGGGAGACTGTCCGGTTACGGAGTCCGTTAGCGATCGCCTATTGCGCTTGCCCTTCTACAATAGTTTGACAGAAGCAGACCAAAGGCGCGTAATTGCAGCGATGGAAGAATTTTATGCTGCACGATCTTGA
- the epsE gene encoding exopolysaccharide biosynthesis GT4 family glycosyltransferase EpsE, giving the protein MKHRIAYLTTEFPGQTHIFLWREYQALKELGLDIFLVATRRPPANIKSHTWSKEAEQQTSYLLPLSLGDYVWGFFDILKAGPGVWANISTSILKAEDVSISEKLRLLATAFVATKVVRLSQLEGGEHIHCTTCANAANLAMFASMLSVAPLSYSLSLLGPRLETYGSNQKNKWKYASFGLFQSIQLLKDARKKLAGNLPDRVAFAPVGVNLDTMRRENRYVPWQNSQVCRLYSCGRLNPVKGYKYVIEAVEILSKKGFDVSLEIAGEDEQGGTGYRKVVEQLIEEKELGKRIKLLGAVSEERNKQGYSNAHVYVMGSLDEAAGAVAAMEAMAMEVPVVMPDVGATSELIESGKDGLLVNPKESGELADAIEKVLRNPDLAIQLGANGRQKIAAKFHHRISAEVIAKFIRSDSTI; this is encoded by the coding sequence ATGAAACATAGAATTGCTTATCTCACAACTGAGTTCCCCGGACAAACACATATTTTTCTTTGGAGAGAGTACCAAGCACTTAAAGAATTGGGTTTGGACATCTTCTTAGTTGCCACGCGCCGTCCGCCCGCTAATATTAAGTCACACACTTGGTCAAAAGAAGCTGAACAACAGACAAGTTACCTCTTACCATTAAGTCTTGGCGATTATGTTTGGGGATTTTTTGATATTTTGAAAGCAGGTCCTGGAGTTTGGGCTAATATTTCAACCTCGATCTTGAAAGCGGAAGATGTCTCAATTAGCGAAAAACTTCGTTTACTGGCAACCGCATTTGTTGCAACTAAAGTCGTCCGCTTGTCTCAGTTAGAAGGTGGAGAACACATTCATTGCACTACCTGTGCAAATGCAGCCAATTTAGCAATGTTTGCATCTATGCTTTCTGTGGCACCGTTATCCTATAGTTTGTCACTCTTGGGACCTCGCTTGGAGACTTACGGCTCTAATCAGAAAAATAAATGGAAATATGCTTCTTTTGGTCTTTTCCAATCCATTCAACTCCTCAAGGATGCCAGGAAAAAGCTAGCAGGAAACTTGCCCGATCGCGTGGCATTTGCTCCTGTCGGTGTTAATCTCGATACAATGCGGCGGGAGAATCGATACGTTCCTTGGCAAAATTCCCAAGTCTGTCGCTTGTACTCCTGCGGGAGATTAAACCCAGTTAAGGGTTATAAATACGTGATTGAAGCGGTTGAAATTCTCTCAAAAAAAGGTTTCGATGTCTCTTTAGAAATTGCGGGTGAAGACGAACAAGGCGGCACTGGCTATCGGAAAGTTGTAGAGCAACTGATTGAGGAGAAGGAGTTGGGGAAGCGAATCAAACTCCTGGGGGCAGTTTCGGAAGAGAGAAACAAGCAAGGCTATTCTAATGCTCACGTGTATGTGATGGGGAGCCTTGACGAAGCCGCAGGTGCTGTGGCAGCAATGGAAGCGATGGCAATGGAAGTTCCTGTGGTGATGCCGGATGTGGGAGCAACATCTGAGTTGATAGAGAGTGGCAAGGATGGACTATTGGTGAATCCTAAAGAGTCTGGCGAATTGGCTGATGCCATTGAAAAGGTATTGCGCAATCCCGATTTGGCGATACAACTCGGTGCCAATGGACGACAAAAGATAGCTGCTAAGTTTCATCATCGCATTAGTGCGGAAGTCATTGCTAAGTTCATTAGGAGCGATTCAACAATATAG
- a CDS encoding aminotransferase class I/II-fold pyridoxal phosphate-dependent enzyme: MAKSKSISSHQNIEDLAFFGGSPTFSKPLHVGRPNIGNRERLLERINDALDRKWLSNDGPFVQELEQRFADYAGGKYCIAMCNGTISLEIAIRALDLQGEVIVPSFTFIATAHALQWQKITPVFCDIDPITHNIDPNSIEKLITPKTTGILGVHVWGRPCNIDLLEKIARKHDLKLAFDASHAVGCSHQGQTIGNFGEASIFSFHATKFFNTFEGGAVVTNNEQLAEKIRLMKNFGFGPGYDNVIYIGTNGKMNEISAAMGLTSLDSINDFIDINRQNYQQYRQKLSGIPGIKFTTYNENEKNNYQYIILEVDDRETKFTRDELVEILHAENVLARRYFFPGCHQMEPYRSYFPNTNLLLPETEKLTRKVLSLPTGTAVDINKINEICRIIQLVVKQGKKLRERLDRENSQKH; encoded by the coding sequence ATGGCAAAAAGCAAATCTATCTCATCGCATCAAAATATTGAGGATTTAGCTTTTTTTGGAGGCTCTCCAACCTTTAGCAAACCCCTCCACGTGGGACGACCTAATATTGGCAACCGAGAGCGACTCCTAGAACGAATTAATGATGCTTTAGATCGGAAATGGCTTTCTAATGACGGTCCTTTCGTACAAGAACTCGAACAACGCTTCGCCGACTATGCCGGAGGAAAGTACTGTATTGCCATGTGCAATGGCACGATTTCCCTTGAAATTGCCATTCGCGCTTTAGATCTTCAAGGAGAAGTTATTGTTCCTTCTTTTACTTTTATCGCAACAGCTCATGCCCTTCAGTGGCAGAAAATCACGCCTGTATTTTGCGATATCGATCCCATCACCCACAATATCGATCCTAATAGTATAGAGAAACTCATTACCCCTAAAACAACAGGCATCTTAGGCGTTCATGTGTGGGGTCGTCCTTGTAACATCGATCTCCTAGAAAAGATTGCCCGCAAACACGATCTTAAGTTAGCGTTTGATGCATCTCACGCTGTAGGATGCTCTCATCAAGGTCAAACGATCGGGAATTTTGGAGAAGCGAGTATTTTCAGTTTTCATGCCACAAAATTCTTCAATACTTTTGAAGGCGGTGCTGTTGTTACCAACAACGAGCAACTCGCAGAAAAGATTCGATTGATGAAAAACTTTGGATTCGGTCCCGGATACGATAATGTTATTTATATCGGCACCAATGGCAAAATGAACGAGATTTCAGCAGCTATGGGGCTAACCAGTCTGGATAGTATCAATGATTTTATTGATATTAACCGTCAAAACTATCAACAGTATCGCCAGAAATTATCTGGAATTCCTGGGATTAAATTTACTACCTATAATGAGAACGAAAAAAATAACTATCAGTACATCATTCTGGAAGTTGACGATCGAGAAACAAAATTTACGCGAGATGAATTAGTTGAAATTTTGCACGCTGAAAATGTTCTAGCTCGGCGTTACTTCTTCCCAGGTTGTCATCAAATGGAACCTTACCGATCCTATTTTCCTAACACCAATCTTTTGTTACCAGAAACGGAAAAATTAACGAGAAAAGTGTTGTCTCTCCCTACTGGAACAGCAGTTGATATCAATAAAATAAACGAGATTTGTCGAATTATTCAGCTAGTTGTCAAACAAGGCAAAAAACTGCGAGAACGGTTGGATCGGGAAAATTCTCAAAAGCATTAG
- a CDS encoding response regulator — MTDNAIVKILVVDDQPNNLNFLANLLRPQGYKVQRAISGQLALNAAFASPPDLILLDVMMPQMDGYEVCYQLKSEAITKDIPVIFISVLNEVAEKVKAFKAGAVDYIIKPFQTEEVLARIENQLTIQKLQTQLKARNQQLQAEIKEREKIDAALRSSEQRFRAIFDSMFQFIGLLHPNGQLLAMNQTALNFAGLAESDVVGQPLWDMPWWFEKNDPLEQQAKQQQLKDAIARSAKGEFVRDEIEVFGTNQSKIVLDFSLKPIWDEFGQVVLLIPEGRDISERKRTEKELQRAKEAADAANRAKSEFLANMSHELRTPLNAILGFSQIMTYSDPLTGEQAEHLGIINRSGEYLLTLINDILSMSKIEAGQMTLSEHPFDLYRLLDSLYEMLQLKANGKHLSLKFDRAPDVPQHVCTDESKLRQVAINLLSNAIKFTEKGGVTLRVAIVQNPSPTEKGILSFEVKDTGVGVTADELQAIFKPFFQTKMGRQSLHGTGLGLSISRKFVQMMGGEIVVRSVVSQGSTFSFNIRAEWTAKTAMYPNSNKLRVSGLMPNSSPYRILVVEDVEENRQLLVKFIERLGLEIQEAQNGEEALRIWQTWHPHLIFMDIRMPVMNGYEATRHIRKQEKEGQIEKTKIIALTASAFEENREAAIDLGCDDFIHKPIQETLLFEKLANHLPLNYLYSEESDLDESSQSQHASTLTREDLQVMPMVWLEQLHQAALSIDDRRIYKLLEEIPETQSHLGSALKKLVNNFQLDLVAQLTQPCDERSRLGLES; from the coding sequence ATGACAGATAACGCGATCGTAAAAATTCTTGTCGTTGACGATCAACCCAATAATCTCAATTTTCTCGCCAACCTTCTCAGACCCCAAGGTTATAAAGTCCAGCGCGCTATTTCCGGACAACTGGCATTGAATGCTGCATTTGCCTCGCCGCCGGATCTGATTTTGCTCGATGTCATGATGCCGCAAATGGATGGCTACGAAGTTTGCTATCAACTGAAAAGCGAAGCAATAACCAAAGACATTCCCGTGATTTTCATCAGCGTGTTGAATGAAGTTGCAGAGAAAGTGAAAGCTTTTAAAGCCGGGGCAGTCGATTATATTATCAAGCCCTTCCAAACCGAAGAAGTTCTCGCGCGCATCGAGAATCAGCTTACGATTCAAAAGTTGCAAACACAATTGAAAGCGCGAAACCAGCAATTACAAGCAGAAATTAAAGAACGGGAAAAAATTGACGCGGCATTGCGTTCTAGCGAACAGCGGTTTCGAGCGATTTTCGATTCGATGTTTCAATTTATCGGACTGCTGCACCCCAACGGTCAACTCTTAGCCATGAATCAGACGGCGTTGAACTTTGCGGGATTGGCAGAAAGTGATGTGGTGGGACAACCTTTGTGGGATATGCCCTGGTGGTTTGAGAAGAACGATCCTCTCGAACAGCAAGCCAAGCAACAGCAATTAAAAGACGCGATCGCGCGATCGGCAAAAGGGGAATTCGTGCGCGATGAAATCGAAGTTTTCGGCACCAACCAAAGCAAAATCGTCCTCGACTTTTCCCTCAAACCCATTTGGGACGAATTTGGGCAAGTTGTCTTGCTCATTCCCGAAGGACGGGACATTAGCGAGCGCAAACGTACCGAAAAGGAATTACAGCGCGCCAAAGAAGCCGCAGATGCCGCCAATCGCGCCAAAAGCGAATTTTTGGCAAATATGAGCCACGAGTTGCGTACCCCCCTCAACGCTATCCTCGGCTTCAGTCAGATCATGACCTACAGCGACCCCCTCACGGGCGAACAGGCAGAGCATTTAGGCATTATCAACCGCAGTGGAGAATACCTCCTGACCCTGATTAACGACATCCTTTCCATGTCGAAAATCGAAGCAGGGCAAATGACCTTGAGCGAACACCCCTTCGATTTGTATCGCCTCCTGGACTCCCTCTATGAAATGTTGCAACTCAAAGCCAATGGAAAACATTTAAGCCTAAAATTCGATCGCGCCCCCGACGTTCCCCAACACGTTTGCACCGATGAGAGTAAGCTGCGCCAAGTGGCAATTAACCTCCTTAGCAATGCGATTAAGTTCACCGAAAAGGGCGGCGTAACGCTGCGCGTAGCCATCGTCCAAAACCCTTCCCCCACCGAAAAAGGAATTCTCTCCTTTGAAGTAAAAGACACGGGAGTGGGCGTAACCGCCGACGAACTCCAAGCGATCTTTAAACCGTTTTTCCAAACCAAAATGGGTCGTCAATCCCTTCATGGAACGGGGTTGGGGCTATCGATCAGTCGTAAATTCGTGCAGATGATGGGGGGAGAAATCGTCGTTCGCAGCGTGGTGAGTCAAGGTTCGACTTTCTCTTTTAATATCCGCGCTGAATGGACGGCTAAAACCGCAATGTATCCCAATTCCAACAAACTCCGAGTATCGGGTTTGATGCCGAATAGCTCGCCCTACCGGATTTTGGTGGTTGAGGATGTAGAAGAAAATCGCCAACTTCTGGTTAAATTTATCGAACGTTTGGGGCTGGAGATTCAAGAAGCTCAAAATGGAGAAGAAGCGTTAAGGATTTGGCAAACTTGGCATCCCCATTTGATTTTTATGGATATCCGAATGCCCGTGATGAACGGCTATGAAGCGACGCGGCACATTCGCAAGCAGGAAAAAGAAGGACAGATCGAGAAGACGAAAATTATTGCCCTAACCGCCAGTGCTTTTGAGGAAAATCGAGAAGCCGCGATCGATCTCGGTTGCGACGATTTTATCCACAAACCGATTCAGGAGACGTTGCTTTTTGAGAAGTTGGCGAACCATTTGCCTTTGAATTATCTCTATAGCGAGGAGTCCGATCTGGATGAATCTTCCCAGTCGCAACACGCCTCAACGCTGACGCGCGAAGATTTACAGGTTATGCCAATGGTCTGGCTCGAACAACTGCATCAAGCGGCGTTGAGCATTGACGATCGGCGAATTTATAAATTACTCGAAGAAATTCCTGAGACTCAATCCCATTTGGGTTCTGCGCTTAAGAAATTAGTGAATAATTTTCAGTTGGATTTAGTGGCGCAACTCACCCAGCCTTGCGACGAGCGATCGCGCCTGGGATTAGAAAGTTAA
- a CDS encoding response regulator → MTVTQGNILIVDDRPENLQVLSQTLAEQGYKVRGAVKGEMGIRAAISNPPDLILLDIKMPKMDGFTVCKRLKENPKTRDIPIIFLSALDETLDKVQGFTLGGVDYITKPFQIEEVLARVETQIKLRRLQQQLQQQNQQLQEEIKERRKAEKAAAAASKAKSEFLANMSHELRTPLNIILGFAKLMNRDASLSLEQHENLQTINRSGEHLLELISDILELSKIESGIISLDEKDFDLYHLLDNLEEMFLVATENKEIELRFSIASDVPQYIKADEKKLRSCLINLLSNALKFTPAGYIKLRVSACRESEPFHILFEVEDTGVGIDRADLENVFDAFVQAQAGRQSAEGTGLGLSITRKFAQLMGGDITANSAIDRGSTFKLHIQLTPVPCPTLSLNPRQRPVALVSEEACRVLVVDDTQDNRRLLVKLLEPIGFEVREGDNGFEGIEQWENWQPHLIWMDTRMPVMDGLEATRQIRQREGLSSEKKQTVIIALTASAFAERREEILTAGFDDLLFKPFRENVLFETMAEYLGIRYRYEELPPMVFSRKRDRDRAASNPLFLGQLEEMPLSWIARLAQAANEVNEDLMIELIKEIPDNRSILTEGIKDLFDDSRLDIILRLARKVLED, encoded by the coding sequence ATGACTGTCACTCAAGGAAATATTTTAATCGTTGACGATCGCCCGGAAAACTTGCAAGTTCTCTCCCAAACATTAGCAGAGCAAGGATATAAAGTTCGCGGTGCAGTCAAAGGAGAAATGGGCATTCGCGCGGCAATTTCCAACCCGCCGGATTTGATTTTGTTGGATATCAAAATGCCTAAAATGGATGGATTTACCGTGTGCAAACGCCTTAAAGAAAATCCTAAAACTCGCGATATTCCAATTATTTTTCTCAGCGCGTTAGATGAAACTCTCGATAAGGTTCAAGGGTTTACGCTTGGCGGCGTAGACTATATTACCAAACCCTTTCAAATCGAAGAGGTTTTAGCGCGGGTTGAAACTCAAATAAAGTTGCGCCGATTGCAACAGCAACTTCAGCAACAAAACCAACAACTGCAAGAGGAAATCAAAGAGCGTCGTAAAGCGGAGAAAGCCGCAGCAGCAGCTTCTAAAGCCAAAAGTGAATTTCTCGCCAACATGAGTCATGAGTTGCGCACGCCCTTGAATATTATTCTCGGATTTGCAAAATTGATGAATCGGGATGCTTCTTTGAGTCTCGAACAGCACGAAAACTTGCAGACAATTAATCGCAGTGGCGAGCATTTATTAGAATTAATTAGCGACATTCTAGAACTTTCTAAAATTGAATCGGGGATTATATCGCTAGATGAAAAGGATTTCGATTTATATCATCTCCTCGACAATCTTGAAGAAATGTTTTTGGTCGCGACAGAAAATAAAGAGATAGAACTTAGATTTAGTATTGCCTCGGATGTTCCGCAATATATTAAAGCTGATGAGAAAAAGCTACGCAGTTGTTTGATCAATCTGTTAAGTAATGCCCTCAAGTTTACTCCAGCAGGTTATATCAAACTGCGGGTATCCGCGTGCCGCGAATCAGAACCGTTCCATATTTTATTCGAGGTTGAAGATACCGGAGTCGGGATCGATCGCGCGGATTTAGAAAACGTGTTTGATGCCTTCGTGCAAGCGCAAGCAGGGCGACAATCTGCGGAGGGAACGGGTTTGGGATTGAGCATCACGCGGAAATTCGCCCAATTGATGGGAGGAGACATCACTGCAAACAGCGCGATCGATCGCGGGAGTACTTTTAAGCTTCACATTCAACTGACTCCCGTCCCTTGCCCTACCCTCTCCCTGAACCCCCGACAGCGTCCGGTGGCGTTAGTTTCGGAGGAAGCTTGTCGCGTTCTGGTGGTAGACGACACCCAAGATAATCGCCGCTTGCTGGTGAAATTGCTCGAACCCATCGGTTTTGAGGTGCGAGAGGGGGACAATGGGTTTGAGGGGATCGAACAGTGGGAAAACTGGCAGCCCCATTTGATTTGGATGGATACGAGAATGCCCGTGATGGACGGACTCGAAGCAACCCGACAAATTCGCCAGCGAGAAGGGTTATCCTCAGAAAAAAAACAGACGGTTATCATTGCACTAACGGCAAGTGCTTTTGCCGAACGTCGAGAAGAAATTCTGACAGCAGGGTTTGACGATCTACTATTTAAACCTTTCAGAGAAAATGTACTTTTTGAAACAATGGCAGAGTATTTAGGGATTCGCTACCGCTACGAAGAATTGCCCCCAATGGTTTTTTCTCGAAAGCGCGATCGCGATCGCGCCGCGTCCAACCCCTTATTCCTCGGGCAACTGGAGGAAATGCCCCTGTCTTGGATCGCCCGTTTAGCGCAGGCAGCAAATGAGGTGAATGAAGATTTAATGATTGAATTAATTAAAGAAATTCCGGATAACCGCAGCATTTTGACTGAAGGAATAAAAGACTTGTTCGATGATTCTCGTTTAGATATTATTCTGCGTCTTGCTCGAAAGGTTCTGGAGGATTGA